A DNA window from Maribellus comscasis contains the following coding sequences:
- a CDS encoding ATP-binding protein has protein sequence MSLGSLPSNITIEDIFNGRSEARNRVIALIFKELGLIEQWGSGINRIINACKEQGLPTPKIDEKNDFFDVEIIRSIPTDSDRFRLIAEGSSAETGGL, from the coding sequence GTGTCTCTAGGCAGTTTACCCAGCAACATTACCATTGAAGATATTTTTAACGGACGTAGTGAAGCGAGGAATCGGGTAATTGCCCTTATTTTTAAAGAGTTGGGTCTGATTGAACAATGGGGAAGTGGAATAAACCGGATTATCAATGCATGCAAGGAACAAGGTTTGCCAACTCCTAAAATTGATGAGAAGAACGATTTCTTTGATGTTGAGATTATACGGTCGATCCCAACCGATTCAGACCGATTCAGACTGATTGCTGAGGGAAGTTCGGCGGAAACCGGCGGATTATAA
- a CDS encoding relaxase/mobilization nuclease domain-containing protein has translation MVIVIHQSLNTQNALFYNEKKVERKKAFFFQSGNTPTINPFAGSKQDRWNILKEIEDRNTRVKQKGLHISVNPTVTDLVKLGNTGIRTEIRNLIEHLGYGNQPYFVYKHADLERTHFHIVSTRIDQQTGKKIRDNYEKEKAQRFIKGLEQKYQLTKDEPKEKLNYRFSGSSKNLKQNLERLFGQLNRMEFITSEEMYDQALKLFNVEVRSLGKGYATFVTDDAGNPVRYPIRLSEFKERPGFYLDNILSYAQEGNLNRKVQFPENFKRELLKSLFYQLKNERHEQNVERNKRKNLKYGKRNRY, from the coding sequence ATGGTTATTGTCATCCATCAATCGCTGAATACGCAGAATGCTTTGTTTTATAACGAAAAGAAAGTGGAGCGGAAGAAGGCTTTTTTCTTTCAGAGTGGAAATACACCAACAATCAACCCTTTTGCCGGGAGCAAACAGGATCGTTGGAATATCCTGAAAGAAATTGAAGACAGAAATACAAGGGTCAAACAGAAAGGGCTTCATATTTCTGTGAATCCGACGGTTACAGATTTGGTGAAACTGGGAAATACCGGCATCCGAACTGAAATCAGGAATCTGATAGAACACCTGGGGTATGGAAACCAGCCCTACTTTGTTTATAAACATGCAGATTTAGAACGGACACATTTTCATATTGTTTCCACGCGGATTGACCAACAAACCGGTAAAAAGATCAGGGACAATTATGAGAAGGAGAAGGCACAGCGGTTTATCAAAGGATTGGAGCAGAAATACCAGCTTACCAAAGATGAACCCAAAGAAAAACTGAACTATCGGTTTTCCGGCTCCAGCAAAAACCTGAAACAAAATTTGGAAAGGTTATTCGGACAACTTAACCGGATGGAGTTTATAACCTCCGAAGAGATGTATGATCAGGCCCTGAAGTTGTTTAATGTCGAGGTTCGGTCTTTGGGAAAAGGCTATGCTACTTTTGTAACTGATGATGCAGGGAATCCGGTTCGTTATCCGATTAGACTATCTGAATTTAAAGAGCGGCCGGGGTTTTATTTGGATAACATTTTGAGCTATGCCCAAGAAGGGAATTTAAATCGAAAAGTTCAGTTTCCTGAGAATTTCAAAAGGGAATTGCTCAAGTCCCTGTTCTACCAATTAAAAAATGAACGTCACGAACAGAATGTCGAACGGAATAAACGAAAAAATTTAAAATATGGAAAAAGAAATCGATATTGA
- a CDS encoding BlaI/MecI/CopY family transcriptional regulator — protein sequence MLREVRRKPADYNEQEKVVLDYLFENSSIKSGKVEELLRIKDSRSRELLKQMLDKGYIERHGQGRSTFYTIAEKEEKACDRGKPCAAGSIFAEIAKYETLLWFVKFKEFICKEFKF from the coding sequence TTGCTGAGGGAAGTTCGGCGGAAACCGGCGGATTATAATGAACAGGAAAAAGTTGTGCTGGATTATCTGTTTGAGAATAGTTCTATAAAATCCGGGAAGGTTGAAGAATTGCTCAGGATAAAGGATAGCAGGTCTCGGGAACTGTTAAAACAAATGCTGGATAAAGGCTATATTGAAAGACACGGACAAGGCAGAAGCACTTTCTACACGATTGCTGAAAAGGAGGAAAAGGCTTGTGATAGAGGGAAGCCATGTGCGGCAGGCAGTATATTTGCTGAAATAGCTAAATATGAAACACTGCTCTGGTTTGTAAAATTTAAAGAGTTCATATGCAAGGAATTTAAATTTTAA
- a CDS encoding DNA adenine methylase, whose amino-acid sequence MQTDVKPFLKWAGGKAQLLPQINKVFPSQLEQFDTFAEPFVGGGAVVFYILENYPRIKNIIINDINSRLIKTYIAVKESPRELVAFLEEFQYKYWELDHKSQRLLYLAKRERFNTGKLTIVELASLFIFLNKTCFNGLYRVNKKNEFNVPFGEYRKPLICNRKLIARLSELLQKVTILEGDYTCTLDFLHGRSFVYFDPPYKPVSNTSNFTSYSAAGFNDTQQTRLASFCKTLDAGNKWMLSNSCNGDDNFFRKHYRNYTIRQITARRSIGAKSNSRGNTRELLITNY is encoded by the coding sequence ATGCAGACAGATGTAAAACCTTTTTTGAAATGGGCGGGAGGAAAAGCACAACTGCTGCCCCAGATAAATAAAGTATTCCCAAGTCAGCTGGAGCAGTTCGACACCTTTGCGGAACCATTTGTCGGGGGCGGCGCAGTCGTATTTTATATCCTGGAGAACTATCCGCGGATTAAAAACATCATTATCAACGACATCAATTCAAGGTTGATAAAAACTTATATTGCCGTAAAAGAAAGTCCCCGGGAACTGGTCGCTTTTCTGGAAGAGTTCCAGTATAAGTATTGGGAACTGGACCACAAAAGTCAAAGACTGTTGTACCTGGCCAAAAGGGAAAGGTTTAACACCGGAAAATTAACTATTGTTGAATTGGCTTCCCTGTTTATTTTTTTGAACAAAACCTGTTTTAACGGCCTGTACCGGGTAAACAAAAAAAATGAATTTAATGTGCCTTTCGGAGAATACAGGAAACCGCTCATTTGCAACAGGAAATTAATTGCCCGGTTAAGTGAATTGCTTCAAAAAGTTACGATTCTTGAAGGAGACTATACATGTACTCTTGATTTCCTGCATGGACGTTCATTTGTCTATTTTGACCCGCCTTACAAACCTGTTTCGAATACATCAAATTTTACATCTTACAGCGCTGCCGGTTTTAATGATACCCAGCAAACAAGGCTGGCATCATTTTGTAAAACATTGGATGCTGGAAACAAATGGATGTTAAGTAATTCCTGTAACGGGGATGACAATTTCTTTCGAAAGCATTACCGGAATTACACCATCAGGCAAATAACTGCAAGGCGTTCAATCGGAGCAAAGTCAAATAGTAGAGGAAATACCAGGGAACTGTTAATAACCAACTATTGA
- a CDS encoding plasmid mobilization protein, translated as MPTKSSENDKRVKMLLIRVSIEEKQRIKSLTRSGKYPCMSDFVRSRIFRRLNKKIISLDENTGYQLKQLDYQLNKIGVNLNQLSKRMNSFAGYNIGDNDRQLLKQAFEMMTRCLAFLQKHLR; from the coding sequence ATGCCAACAAAATCGTCTGAAAACGATAAACGGGTTAAGATGCTGCTCATCCGGGTTAGCATCGAAGAAAAGCAGCGGATAAAATCGTTGACCCGGTCAGGAAAATATCCCTGTATGAGCGATTTTGTGCGCAGCCGGATCTTCAGACGGTTGAATAAAAAGATCATCTCTCTGGATGAGAACACCGGCTATCAGTTAAAGCAGTTGGATTACCAGCTTAATAAGATCGGCGTTAATCTTAACCAACTGTCCAAGCGCATGAATTCGTTTGCCGGTTACAACATTGGTGACAATGACCGGCAATTACTAAAACAAGCTTTTGAAATGATGACCCGGTGCCTGGCATTTTTACAAAAACATCTCCGTTGA
- a CDS encoding AlbA family DNA-binding domain-containing protein, with amino-acid sequence MKLIEQIQKGESKTLELKKALPKNENIAKTVIAFSNTSGGKLIIGVNDNREIVGINDNELFYIQDKIVSVIVDNCSPGIIPEIYNVNIEGKLVLVIEIVRGNLKPYFLKSQGKVDGTYIRIGATNRLADLDTIAELERQKRHTSFDEEICYEVAFDQLDISPLLQRFENIGNPLNEDKLRNLKLVKTENGTTYPTNALMILLGKFPHCTVKYARFKGTTMDIFVDKKEYEGDIFSILENTQSFVLNHINLKAEIKGLYREETYEIPVVALRETLVNALIHRDYVNQGRDIKVGVYK; translated from the coding sequence ATGAAACTGATTGAACAAATACAAAAAGGCGAAAGCAAAACGCTCGAATTGAAAAAAGCACTGCCTAAAAATGAGAATATTGCCAAAACGGTCATTGCCTTCTCGAATACCAGTGGAGGTAAACTGATTATCGGCGTAAATGACAATCGAGAAATTGTAGGAATAAACGACAACGAGCTGTTTTATATACAGGATAAAATTGTCTCGGTTATCGTAGACAACTGTTCCCCTGGGATCATACCCGAAATTTACAACGTCAATATTGAAGGCAAACTGGTATTAGTGATTGAAATCGTACGAGGCAATTTGAAACCTTATTTTTTGAAAAGCCAGGGCAAAGTAGATGGTACTTACATTCGTATTGGCGCAACCAATCGTCTTGCTGATTTGGATACGATTGCGGAACTGGAACGACAAAAACGACATACTAGTTTTGATGAAGAAATCTGCTATGAGGTTGCATTTGACCAGCTCGATATTTCTCCGTTGCTGCAGCGGTTTGAAAATATAGGTAACCCGCTAAATGAGGATAAACTAAGAAACCTGAAACTAGTTAAAACAGAAAACGGTACAACCTATCCTACCAATGCACTGATGATATTGCTTGGTAAATTTCCACATTGCACGGTAAAGTATGCCCGGTTTAAGGGAACTACTATGGACATTTTTGTCGACAAAAAGGAGTATGAAGGCGATATTTTTTCTATCCTTGAAAATACCCAAAGTTTTGTATTGAATCACATTAACCTGAAAGCAGAAATAAAAGGACTATACCGGGAGGAAACGTATGAAATTCCGGTGGTTGCTTTACGCGAAACTTTGGTCAATGCCTTAATTCACAGGGATTACGTGAATCAAGGGCGGGATATTAAAGTGGGGGTTTACAAATGA